TGGGCGCATTTCCTAACACACAAACATATCTTAGTTTACACTTGTCCCCTTGATAGCTATGTTTCCATGTGAAGGCATTTTACATGGTGGAATCTGCAAGGTTTCGACACTTGGAAACAGAGGACACCAAGCCACTCCAAGAAATGAATCATGGAAAGTGACAAACTCCCATGGAAAACAGTTACTTCACCTACTGCAGGACGGCAACCCTGCCAGACTAATCTAGCTAGCAGCTGAACTAGTTATACCAAAATAAACAGCACTTTGTGGTCTGCAAGACACATACAGTTATTGTAACTAGATagctgtatgtatatatatacgaaTGTGACATACTTGAACATACATGGCTCATCGATAAGTATCCAAGTCACATTTATGGGCATCCGTTTCCATGTTATAATGCTACAAGTTTCAAGTTGTAGCTAGAATCTAAGCAAGTTAAGCCTGCACAAGCCACATACATACATGCCTAGACGGTGGATATGGAGAAGGGACAGGAGATAGCAGCATCAGATGGCGAAAAGGGTCCAGAGCAGCACGCCATTGACGTTGGCCATGCCGAGCATGGTGATGGCAAGGGagaggacatcgagaaggagAGGGTGGCTGTGGCTGAGGACGTGCAGAAGAAGAAGAGCAGAAGAGTGGCAGCTCTTGATGCCTTCAGAGGGCTAACCATTGTGGTACATACATACACCCACCGGCCCATATCTACTTTTTGCTTCTTTATTTAATCCGAAAAGTTTGATTTTCGTTTTGTGGCACACAGTATTAATTTCTAGTTGACAAACTCCTCCATGACCTTAGAAGTGATTTAAGAAAGTTCCATGTATATGGGAGGTCGAAATGAGGATAAGGAGTTTGGGAGTAGTAACTATACTCGTTTGTTTTTGCTAAGGATCTGATGTATTCAGCCCTCGTTTTATGAACCCAGAATTATTTAAATACCATCATATAAACTGTTGAATTTCCTTGCTTGCAGCTTATGATACTGGTGGACGATGCCGGTGGGGCTTATGAGCGGATTGACCACTCACCATGGAACGGCTGCACTCTGGCAGACTTCGTCATGCCGTTCTTCCTCTTCATAGTTGGTGTTGCGATCGCCTTCGCACTGAAGGTGAGCAAGCACATACACTCTTCAACTGATACTTCCATAATGCATAGGTTCTTGCACCGGTCGATTATTCGTCACAGATGTAGTACATTGCCAGAGGAAAATAGCAAGCGTCAATACTCTGTACCACTTGCTGTTTCGCAAGTGAATGTTTCATGCTAGCAGAGAGCTGATCATCACATGAACGTGATTGCAGAGAGTTCCAAATATCGGTGCCGCCGTGAAGAAGATTACCATCAGAACACTGAAAATGCTCTTCTGGGGTGTGCTTCTCCAAGGTAATTCTTTCATTACTATGATTCTGTCACAGCTTTTGTTCATTCATCTGTTAGTTGAAATAAACTCTGTAACTGTCGGATATGATGGTATATTCATATGTACAAAGGTGGATATTCTCATGCTCCGGATGACCTCTCTTATGGAGTGGACATGAAGAAGATCAGATGGATGGGCATCCTACAGGTTTGGTTCAGTCACCAATAATTTTCTTTTGCCACCTACAGCTTTACATATTTCATGGCAATAACTtggattcttttcttttcttcacatTGGATCATCAGAGAATAGCTTTGGTATACTTCATTGTTGCTCTGATAGAGGCATTCACCGTAAAGGTACGGCCTACCACGGTGCGGTCCGGTCCTTACGCCATTTTCAATGCGTATCGATGGCAATGGTACACGATTCTTATTCTTCCTGATAGTTCAATAACACCGTACTTCACATATCTTTCCATTTTGCTTTTTCTTGATTCTGAAAATGAGTAACATCCCTGATGCTTTCTGGAAATAACAGGTTAGGTGGTTTCATTGCATTTGTGATATACATGGTTACAACATTCTCACTATATGTCCCGGATTGGAGCTTTGTTTACCACAATGATGGCGACATCAATGACGGGAAACAATTTACGGTATCTGTAACTTTCCTGGGCATACCATACCATCATCACTGAAATGTGTCATATTTGATACAGTTTTTGCTTGTTTTCGTGCAGGTAAAATGTGGTGTGAGGGCCAGCCTGGAGCAAGCCTGCAACGCAGTTGGTTATGTTGATAGGCAGGTCTGGGGGATCAATCATCTCTACACACAGCCAGTTTGGATCCGATCAAAGGTACAACAGAATTCTTCCTACGTACTTGCCATTGTCACTGATCCTTCTTTTTACTCGGTCACAATTaatgaatatttttttttctattggACATCTGAAATTACTTTGATCAGGATTGTACATCAAGCTCACCCAACATGGGTCCCTTGCGAGCTGATGCACCAGCGTGGTGCCTTGCGCCTTTTGAACCGGAAGGCTTGTTAAGGTGGATATCTGACATCTGACAACGTACATTAGCTGAAGCTGAATATTTGCAGCCACCCGTTCAAGTATCTGACAATCTTTTCCGTTTTCAGTTCAATATCGTCAGTACTATCAGGGATAATCGGGATACATTATGGGCATGTTCTAATCCATTTCAAGGTTATTCTTGAAAACTTGCTTCCGCCTGTGGCTTCTTAAGTAATGCAAATGTGCAATGTGGTCAACAAAGTTTCTTATTTGCAGACTCACAAGGAGAGACTGAAGCACTGGCTTCTGATGGGCTTTTCGCTCCTTGTAGTCGCCATTATCCTACACTTCACAAATGGTACCTATCCATGCATATTTATTGTGAGACATGGGCTGCCATTTACAATTCTTAGACGGAGATTTACATGTATTTCTCTGCTCCTGCAGCCATCCCAATCAACAAGCAGCTCTACAGCTTCAGCTATGTCTGCTTTACAGGCGGTGCAGCAGGAATTGTTCTTTCAGCTTTCTATATACTGGTACGGTTTATGTATACATTTTAGACATGATACTTCTTCGATTTCATGTTACAGGAAAAtaacaaataaaaaaactttACATCTATGCTTTGATGGACAGATTGATGTCTGGGGACTGAGGACGCCATTCCTTTTCCTGGAGTGGATAGGCATGAACGCCATGCTTGTGTTTGTCCTAGGAGCACAGGGAATACTGGCTGCATTTGTGAATGGATGGTACTACGAGTCGGAAGATAACAATCTTGTAAGTAATGGGCAGAGGCTATTAGTTTGGCGTAATAAGAACATGGTTTGTAGCCGTTTTTGTTCCAGGATCCAGCTGGTGGTGTGTGTCACCTAATGAACTTCATTGGctgatttctttctttctttctttctatttCTGCAGGTCAATTGGATCGTGAAGCATGTGTTCGTCAATGTCTGGCACTCGCAGCGGCTGGGAACTCTGCTGTATGTCATATTCTGTGAGATTGTGTTCTGGGGTGTTGCTGCAGGCGTCTTGCACAAATTAGGGATTTATTGGAAACTATGATTAGTTTTGAATGACACATTATTTATATACAATGAAAAAGAAGCAATATGTGTATTGTTAGTTACTACGGTAGCCAATGTGCTTGTTTATCTCCGTGTAGCATTACTTTGTAAGATTGATGTGATATTAACACAAGCATTATTCAATCCTCTTTAATGATGTCGATATTAATATGCTGTGTGTATTCTCAAGTAGTAGGATCACAACAGTCTAGTTTTAGGAATCAGGAATTCACTGTAGTATGCTGTAAGTAGTTTCTAGAccaaaaatggaaaaaaaaattaAGGTTCAAACTTGAAAATCTAAATTTAATATTACAGTAAGGTAATTTCTCCAGCCATCCCTCAGTCCGTCGTTCTCACTCCCACCCTTACTTCCTTTCTTTCACTCCTATCAATGTCCTCATCTTTTGAATCTCAGTTGTAAGGACGAATGACTAAGAGAAGGGTTTGAATCGAGCTCTAAAAATTTAAAGCAACAATCTTAGTCTATGGAAATTCTTAATGCCCTTTGCACCTTGACACCTTAATTTTCTATAAAAACATACTAAATAATCCTTAGGGCCAACATTCTAAACATATCCTTAAAAAGATAACTAAAGGAGCAAGCTAACCACATCTATTATGAGCTTCACACACTTTTTGCTACAACATACAAGGTATACAACTAATTAAAGAGAAATTCATGATCACACTAAGATAGAAATAATGCAAGAATAATAAAGAGACTATCGGATTTTCCCACGGTTTTTGGCTGTTGCCAGAACTCCCTAATCCATGTTGGAGCACAAAGGAGTCACAAAGACTCAATTAAGCTTCCATCCACTAGCGAATACTCGTTTGACAGTCCAGCCCGGTGAATTTCAATATCGGGATGCCTAGCTGatgcaatcaccaagagtaacaagtctttGAGCTTCAACTCAAAGAAGCCCAAGCAAGAACACAGTAGCACTCAAGGCTAACATTCAACTCTTCACTTACTGACTTAGATGTCTCTTCAAATGTTTCACTATTCTCTCTATAAGTGCCGACAACAATATAATGGGGTGCAAGAGAAGCTCCAAATGAGCCAGGGGAAGCAGTTATATTGAGGGTGAACAGACTGCTAGCCATTGAAAAAAGTTGTCAGATGCAGACATCACCGGATGATCCGCGTGCCTCCTACCTACACTTGATCATACAATGgaggtgtaacaccccggtgttatgccagcatttaggcactgcaaatcatgcatatcatgcatcatcaagcatcctaatcatacatgcccaaTCATGAAAATAAtaattgaaacactgcttccaaacatacgaaacatgtttgtgaaacctgaatgttgcatacacttgttagagttattttgccctgattatgtttgctaggctagtaaaacatgtttggctattattgtaaatcatctagaattatttagtccaatttttggagcaaagtttgtattcaaattattgccaaattctgctttaaaaataattctccaaaattagggttttgagttaaaattgactttaattttataattcaaaatctatcaagaattggactttggtcataaaagcaaagttgtagaggattaaattctaagcaactttcatttttggtacattttcaaaagatgtcattttcttgctcaaaatgatatttgaaagctgttatttgaaaatttcttgaaaatataaattgaaaaaggcttttctcatttcgcgggccgccgccttgtttcttggcccacggccgaagccggcccagcaagcctCCCGCAGCGCCGCACGCtttgcctcggcccagcccagccccgtGCAAGTCTGGCTGCCTCCGCGCTGCGCCGTTCGCCCGCGCCGCGTCTCGACCACGGCAGagcacgcccgccgcgtggcggccatgcgccgtcgacgcccgCCGCGGGTCGCAGCCGGCCTGCGTCCGCTCCCACGCGCCCGTCTACACCTGCCGACCGCGCTGTGCTCCTCTCCACTCCATCCcgccctctccctcgctctcccgtGCTCGCCACTCCTCCAGCGCGCAGCCAGctcgccaccgagcgccaccgCAGCCCGCCGGGCGAATTcgccgcccctcctccaccacggCCAGAAATCAAGCGCCagaagctccgcctcgctctccggcactTGGTGCTCGTGGTTGTGGCGTCTTTTGAGCCCAGGTAGCGCATTCTCGCGCTTCgccgacgtcggccatggcgccgctgtgcTCGGCCGTCGTGGAAGGCACCTTTCTTCCCGTCCTCCACCCTTCCTATTGGCCTGCCCGCATTCGCCAACTCCTCGCGAACCTCATGCGCTTGCCCGCTTGCCCTGACCCGGCCGACAATGGCCGCCGGCCCCGCTGGCCGAGTCGTGCCGCCGTGACGTCTCGGCGCCGGCGTGGCCTTCgcttcggccgagctgggccaagtgACCGTGGGCCGAAGCCCCGGGCCAGGCCGCCTTTCCCCTTCGCTCGGACCGCACAGGCCGAAAGTGGCCGTGGGCCAGAGGGTTCCCacaggccggcccagtagcaataggatgtTTCAGTTTtagtttttctttattatttgaaaagagaaatgatttagaaaatatttggatactcaaaattgctccaaatctgttgaaataatttttgctaggttccttatcaccagatctacttgggaaaattattgcatgtcatttttgagatacttttctatagaactttatttaatcatggatattgctgataacttgaaaaatatgtagaaaaacctataagcttcagaaaaatatgatttccaagtttgttaatcttcttatgtaatgtacttcctaggaaaaatatgtgttatgcatgtgctgtagaaaaattttgaggtgtagttcaagtacctttaatggctgatttttgttatttttgctagagagcaaaatttgtataaaacatgcatgtgataatttttgtacagtgattatatgctatgaagaacataggaaaaatactaactttattgtttgacacttttcacagtacaaagtattttcatattcataatcatgccatagcttgttatttttgtgtaggctaatccactcattcaaataccatgaaaatctgatgttagactacttagggtagtactgtgctatggtaattttctaagatttttctaagcaataaaaatagatgttactattcaaacctattattaattagggtttaatcaagtgttgctttatgtgtgattaagaaattagtgaagctttggtatatctttgaagcatttaataagatgtgttgatttagcatattagtagtagaaaagaatgcagtagatgacatgtgcttgtagtatatgttcttggatgatgttgactaccttgcattcaaacatatccattatattcatctcattcgatgcaccgattgcataagcgcttacgcacattgtatcatacaggatcgcaaaccgagaacccagtcgtcataatcgaggagcccgaggagcagctcgaggtgcagccgtaggaagtccccgaagccgacgaggaggacgttgaggaacttccagagtgccccgatcaccgcccgagctccttcaagagaggcaagccccgaagcatttttctcccggtttgcaattattaattaaatgctttactttaattgatgcattacgttcaggagttgtttgcaaccgttgctgcattataccttgtctacctttgttatactatatccttgttaccctggtatccgcagtcgagtcaatgcttagctagcttagaccggtagaagtcgggtgatttcctgtcacctgcgagctataggtggttacctggatctgcttggatgactatgaagtcatggtataactaagtgttaaatgaagttgagaccggatggagacttacagagttttgaactgtagtgctttccatctgtgtcgattaaggaccgaccgttgttgggcctcgagtcatgttgaatgcatgccttacatttagctggccggataaagtaccttccgaccacgaagctaggagattattcggaccgagtagattgcccgtagcgcactgtgccggagcaggtgtggtaggacacgggggcgagatgataagaccaaagtgcagttggTCGGCCCCCGAGtaatgtggttcctagcaaactcgagatacctggatagttgactcg
This Miscanthus floridulus cultivar M001 unplaced genomic scaffold, ASM1932011v1 fs_322_2_3, whole genome shotgun sequence DNA region includes the following protein-coding sequences:
- the LOC136531303 gene encoding uncharacterized protein encodes the protein MEKGQEIAASDGEKGPEQHAIDVGHAEHGDGKGEDIEKERVAVAEDVQKKKSRRVAALDAFRGLTIVLMILVDDAGGAYERIDHSPWNGCTLADFVMPFFLFIVGVAIAFALKRVPNIGAAVKKITIRTLKMLFWGVLLQGGYSHAPDDLSYGVDMKKIRWMGILQRIALVYFIVALIEAFTVKVRPTTVRSGPYAIFNAYRWQWLGGFIAFVIYMVTTFSLYVPDWSFVYHNDGDINDGKQFTVKCGVRASLEQACNAVGYVDRQVWGINHLYTQPVWIRSKDCTSSSPNMGPLRADAPAWCLAPFEPEGLLSSISSVLSGIIGIHYGHVLIHFKTHKERLKHWLLMGFSLLVVAIILHFTNAIPINKQLYSFSYVCFTGGAAGIVLSAFYILIDVWGLRTPFLFLEWIGMNAMLVFVLGAQGILAAFVNGWYYESEDNNLVNWIVKHVFVNVWHSQRLGTLLYVIFCEIVFWGVAAGVLHKLGIYWKL